The sequence AAGTCCAGATCATCAGGCCATCCCACACCATTATCACTAACTGTTAACTCATATTTATCATGGAATTTTTTGAGAGAAACCCGAATTTCACCCTCTCTTCCTTCTGGAAATGCGTGTTTAAGGCTGTTAGAAACTAACTCACTTATTAAAAGCCCACAGGGAACCGCAGTTTCCATATTCAATGTTATATCATCAATATCCAAGATAGGGTTAATTAGTCCAATCTTTACAGCATATGAATAAAATAATTCCTTAACCAGGCTTTCAACATAATCCGCCATTTCAATATGAGATAAATCTCGAGACCGATATAGCTTTTCATGAATCATGGCCATGGATTTAACCCTGTTCTGGCTTTCAACCAGAACTTCATTTGCTAATTCATCCTCCACACACTGTTTCTGCAAGTTAAGGAGACTGGATATAATTTGCATATTATTCTTCACCCGGTGGTGTATCTCCCTTAATAAAACCTCTTTCTCTTCAAGTGAAGATTTAAGCTCTTTTTCAGCTCTTTTAATCTCGGTTATATCCTCTGAAATTCCCAGAAGATATTGGGGATTACCTTCGTTGTCGAACATAGGAATTTTCTTAGTGTGTAATAGCCTCGGACCTAATTCTCGAGTTTCAATGGTTTCTTCAGGAATATCTAACAATTCTCTACTTTGGAGAACTTCCCTATCTTTTTGGGTGAAAAAGTCCGCTTCATTTTTCGGGAAGAAATTATAGTCAGTTTTACCAACCAATTCATTAATTGGATGTCCAAAATAGAGCTCACCTGCTTTATTAACTCTTTTAAAACTAAGATCTTCAGCATTTTTTACAAAAATCATGTTTGGGATGTTTTCTATAATATTTTCTAAGAATTCTTCACTCTCTCTTAAGGCAATTTCAGCTTGTTCTTTTTCAACGATTGTCCTAGCCAGCATCAGATTACTGTAGCTTAGTCTGGATATAAATTCTGTAAATCTGGCCAGATATTTCATTGTTTTCTCTACCTTGTCTCTACTGACCCTTGGAACTCGCCGGAGAGCATCCAAATATTCCTCCCGGTTAAAACCATACTTATCTGCTCTTTCGATAAAAAATGATTCATCAACATCTTCATCTTCGAATAATAATTGTCCGGTGTAAATATTAGCTACCAGTTTATCAGCGATGAATAATGGAGTGAAAACATCATAAAGACCATTATCACATTTATACGCCCTATATTCTCCGGGTTTAAGATTTTTTGCCACTAAAATATCTTTTTCATCAGTTTGAATGCAAACACGTTTAGTTTCAGGATTAACGCGGTGAAAATATGTGCATATATCCTGCCAACCAGTTGCCGTCAGAACATTTCCTTTAGTATCTTTAATCGCTGTAGCCATGCCTGTTAATTCTGTGAAATAATCCATTAAGTATTGTATCGTGGGGGCATCGATGATGTTGGAAAGTTCTTCATCAACAATATTAACATCTGGAGAAAGAACAGCATCCAATTTCAAACGTAATTTTTCCTCGCTTTCTCGCAATGCTTCCTCAGCGCGTTTATGTCCTTCAATTTCCTCTTTCAGTTTATGATTAGATTCATCCAGTTGTTTGGTACGTTTCTCAACCTGGATTTCTAAATCCTCATGAGCTTTCCTTAAAGCGTTTTCAGCCTTTTTACGTTCAGTGATATCTCGACAACTGTAAAGATACCTTCCATCATCAATATATACCTTCTTTACATTCACCAGTAAATTGTGGATATTCCCTGACTTATCAATAATATCATGCTCAACATTTCTAATTTCCCCCAAATGTTCTAATTCATCAACAACAAAAAATTCATCTGCTCCTAAAAGTTTCGAAATTTTACCCATTTTTTCGACTTCTTGAAAAGAATAACCAAAAATCACGTCTACATTAGGGCAAATAAAAGTAAATACACCAGTATTATCTGTAATAAAAACTGCGTCAGAGATACTACTAAGGGTGAGGCGGTTAAGTTTTTCGCTTTCCCGTAACTCCTTTAATTCCTGGAGAAGTTCTTCTTTGGTTCTACTCTCATAATGCATTCAAAAATTCCCCCTAATTTTCCCGCTCAATCCGATCTATGCCTCATGAAATCAACCACACTCATTAATAAGGCACATCATCATAATTCTAGTTCTTTAAATTTAATGGTAAATCCCGTGCCATGACTCCTGTCAAGCTCGATGTTACCATCGATTTGACCCACCAGATTATTCACCAATTGCAAGCCCAATGATTCTGTATTCCTAAAATCAATATCTTCCGAGAATCCCACACCAGTATCACAAACCTTCAACACATACTCATCATCAATTTCATGAAAGTCAATATTTATTTCACCCTTTTTACCTGGTGGAAAGGCGTGTTTAACACAATTTGACACCAGCTCATTAACAATCAGCCCCAGTGGAACAGTGGTGTTAATGTCTAGCATTAAACTATCAACGTTGAAATTTAGTGTCACAATAGCTGGATTAGCTACGTATGTGTGATAAAGGTCTGTGGCCAGGCTGCGAATGTAATCACCAAAATCAATCCTCTTCAAATCCGTAGATCCGTACAATCTCTCATGAATAAGTGCCATGGACTTAGCACGGTTCTGACTTTCTCTGAAAATATCAAGTACCTCTTTATCTTTAATAAAGGTAGATTGTAAGTTCAGGAGACTGGATATGACCATTAAATTGTTTTTTACCCGGTGGTGGATCTCTTTAACGAGCATTTCCTTTTCCTTTACTGATTTTTTTAGAGCCTCTTCCGCCATTTTACGTTGTGTTATGTCTCGGAAAACAACTTGTACTGCGGGGTTTCCTTTATATTTGAAGGATGTGGCTACTACTTCCACATCTATAGGTGTAGCATCCAATTTCAACCATTTTTCTTCCATCAGAGGTACGGTTCCACCTTCAGTGTACATTCTCATAGTTCTTTTAGCCACGGCTTCCCGGAAATCAGGATGGACAAATTCTATTAAAGATTTTCCTCGGAAGTCTTCAATCTTGCCCCCCATTACTTCCATGGCTGCAGAATTACCATCCATAATCATTCCCCCAGCATGTATCACCCAGGCATCGAAAGATTCTCTTAATAATCTGCGTGTTCTTTCTTCACTTTCTAAAATTCTTTCTTCAGTTTTTTTCCTATCACTTATGTCTAAAAGTGATGCTAAACTCATTTTAGTCTCAGGGAATACGGCTACGGTTGCAAGAACTGTTTTAATATTATTTTTGGCATCAACAAATCTAAATTCATAATGTTCTGGAGCAAGTTCAGGGTTATCTCGACGGATACTGTGATATTCCCTCATTCTTTCCAGATCATCCTTATAAACCATGTCTGTCCATCTTTTTTTATTCTCAATTTCATCTTTAGAAAGGGCAGAAAGCTTTTCAAATTCTGAATTAACCAGCGATAATATTTTGTCTTCCCCAATAATTGCCATAGCTGTTCCAGTGTGTTCAAAAATAGTGCTATACCTTGTTTCGGATTCTTTCAAGGCTTTTTCAGCATCCTTTGTTTCAGTTATGTCTAGAACAATGCCTTGGTAATGAGTTATTTCCCCTTTCTCATTGCGTCTGATCCAGGTACGGTCATCTGTCCAGCGAACAGTCCCATCTTTAGTAATAATCCTGTACCCCTGTCTGAAACTTTGACGTTCCTCTTCCCGACTGTAATAATCCACTTCGCCTGCTATTCGGGATAGGTCATCTGGATGGATTATGTCAGCATAAGGTACACGGCCAGAGTAGAAGTCTTCAGGAGAATAACCAAATTGGACGATGTTTCGAGTTACAAATTCAACGGGCCATCCTTCACTAGCTCGCCAGAGAAACACAATTACAGGAGTATGATTTATAATATGCTCCAATCCACTATATCGTTCAATCGATTCTGTTAAACTTTTCTCTCTTTTTTCGTGTTGTTTTTCGGATTTTTCCAGCTCAGAAATCCGTTGCTTCATCTCATTTAATTCTAAGATGAGATTTTCCAGGGTTCTTTTTTTATCTCCTGACATCCAAATACCACATTTAATATGTTCATCATCATATTTGGATTTTAGGCTATGCGAACGAACGTTAGTTTTATATAGTATGATGTGTAAGTTGTACCTATGAAGCGAACGAACGTTAGTTATAAAATGGCAATTATAGTGGAAACTATGTACAAAACTGTACATTTTCAGGTTAAGTTAACCACATGGCCTAATAACGAACGTTAGTTTTATATACTACTTTCACTAACCCAATTATACAAACGAGTGTTAGTTAGTAAATAATTTACAGGTGAAAATTATGACATCACAAAAATCAAGCAAACCAACCAAGGAGAAAATATTCGATGTTTCCATTGATTTTTTCTCAGAAAAAGGATTCGACGCCGTCTCAATAAGGGAAATAGGCCGAGGAGTGGGAATAAGGGAAAGCTCCATTTACAACCACTACTCCAGCAAAGAAGCTATCTTAGATTCTATACTTGATTATTTTATAAAAGAAATGGAACAAACCGGATTTCCTGAAGAAGAAATGGATAAACTCCTGGAAGAAAGTCCAGAAATGTTCTACCATGCCGGGTCCAAGATGTTTGAAGAACGCATGCATAATCCTAAAATGATTAAAATATGGAGATTATTACTAATTGAAATGTATCATAATCCCAAAATCAAAGAATTCTTTTTAAAAGAATTAATAGAAACGCCGATCCGGGCCTGGACCCAGATATTCACAGCAATGATAGAAAAAAAGATCATAAAACCAGTAGATCCTGCAAGATTGGCCCGAGAATATTTTAGCTATGCCATCTACCTCTTAATTGAAAATTTCGTGCTGAAGTATCCTGATGAACCAGAGAAGTTCCTGCGCGAAATGTTCGATGATATGGAAGAACACATGCAATTCATTCTAAACAGTGTTAAAATCGAATAAAGGTGATAGAATCTGGAGAAAATATTAATCTGTGAATAGATTAGTTTGAATAAGCATTGTGAATTAATATGGTGTCAAAAATGATATTAGATAAAATAGATAATTTAAAATCAAAATATGCAGATTATCGACTTAATAAAATAAATAAATTGGAAATGAGATTAAATAAAGTTCCTGGAGCAGTTTCAGCTTCCAGTAATTCACCTGAAAAGAAAATGCCTGACAAGCTCAAAATTA is a genomic window of Methanobacteriaceae archaeon containing:
- a CDS encoding PocR ligand-binding domain-containing protein, translated to MHYESRTKEELLQELKELRESEKLNRLTLSSISDAVFITDNTGVFTFICPNVDVIFGYSFQEVEKMGKISKLLGADEFFVVDELEHLGEIRNVEHDIIDKSGNIHNLLVNVKKVYIDDGRYLYSCRDITERKKAENALRKAHEDLEIQVEKRTKQLDESNHKLKEEIEGHKRAEEALRESEEKLRLKLDAVLSPDVNIVDEELSNIIDAPTIQYLMDYFTELTGMATAIKDTKGNVLTATGWQDICTYFHRVNPETKRVCIQTDEKDILVAKNLKPGEYRAYKCDNGLYDVFTPLFIADKLVANIYTGQLLFEDEDVDESFFIERADKYGFNREEYLDALRRVPRVSRDKVEKTMKYLARFTEFISRLSYSNLMLARTIVEKEQAEIALRESEEFLENIIENIPNMIFVKNAEDLSFKRVNKAGELYFGHPINELVGKTDYNFFPKNEADFFTQKDREVLQSRELLDIPEETIETRELGPRLLHTKKIPMFDNEGNPQYLLGISEDITEIKRAEKELKSSLEEKEVLLREIHHRVKNNMQIISSLLNLQKQCVEDELANEVLVESQNRVKSMAMIHEKLYRSRDLSHIEMADYVESLVKELFYSYAVKIGLINPILDIDDITLNMETAVPCGLLISELVSNSLKHAFPEGREGEIRVSLKKFHDKYELTVSDNGVGWPDDLDFKNPDALGLQIVHSLVGQLEGDIHLDKSQETEFKLIFNELGYKKRL
- a CDS encoding PAS domain S-box protein; the protein is MYSFVHSFHYNCHFITNVRSLHRYNLHIILYKTNVRSHSLKSKYDDEHIKCGIWMSGDKKRTLENLILELNEMKQRISELEKSEKQHEKREKSLTESIERYSGLEHIINHTPVIVFLWRASEGWPVEFVTRNIVQFGYSPEDFYSGRVPYADIIHPDDLSRIAGEVDYYSREEERQSFRQGYRIITKDGTVRWTDDRTWIRRNEKGEITHYQGIVLDITETKDAEKALKESETRYSTIFEHTGTAMAIIGEDKILSLVNSEFEKLSALSKDEIENKKRWTDMVYKDDLERMREYHSIRRDNPELAPEHYEFRFVDAKNNIKTVLATVAVFPETKMSLASLLDISDRKKTEERILESEERTRRLLRESFDAWVIHAGGMIMDGNSAAMEVMGGKIEDFRGKSLIEFVHPDFREAVAKRTMRMYTEGGTVPLMEEKWLKLDATPIDVEVVATSFKYKGNPAVQVVFRDITQRKMAEEALKKSVKEKEMLVKEIHHRVKNNLMVISSLLNLQSTFIKDKEVLDIFRESQNRAKSMALIHERLYGSTDLKRIDFGDYIRSLATDLYHTYVANPAIVTLNFNVDSLMLDINTTVPLGLIVNELVSNCVKHAFPPGKKGEINIDFHEIDDEYVLKVCDTGVGFSEDIDFRNTESLGLQLVNNLVGQIDGNIELDRSHGTGFTIKFKELEL
- a CDS encoding TetR/AcrR family transcriptional regulator, with translation MTSQKSSKPTKEKIFDVSIDFFSEKGFDAVSIREIGRGVGIRESSIYNHYSSKEAILDSILDYFIKEMEQTGFPEEEMDKLLEESPEMFYHAGSKMFEERMHNPKMIKIWRLLLIEMYHNPKIKEFFLKELIETPIRAWTQIFTAMIEKKIIKPVDPARLAREYFSYAIYLLIENFVLKYPDEPEKFLREMFDDMEEHMQFILNSVKIE